One genomic region from Methanorbis furvi encodes:
- a CDS encoding acetolactate synthase — translation MTNSKYFIKQLSIFSENKSGKLAAIAKIFQENQVNIHAFSIAEANSFGVVRAIVDKPDVAFAAFSKENYALQYTDVLGVKMADVPGGLFEAASTLGNIGINIEYAYAFRTGEFGTLIVKVSNPEEAVDKILAAGLELVPATDYNF, via the coding sequence ATGACGAACAGTAAGTACTTCATCAAACAGCTCTCCATTTTCTCGGAGAACAAGTCAGGAAAGCTTGCAGCAATCGCAAAGATTTTCCAGGAGAATCAGGTGAATATCCATGCGTTCAGCATTGCAGAGGCCAACAGCTTTGGTGTGGTGCGGGCGATTGTGGACAAGCCGGATGTTGCGTTCGCGGCATTTTCCAAAGAAAATTATGCTCTTCAGTACACGGATGTTTTAGGCGTGAAGATGGCTGATGTCCCGGGCGGTCTCTTTGAGGCTGCGAGTACGCTTGGCAATATTGGTATCAATATTGAGTATGCGTATGCATTCCGGACCGGAGAGTTTGGAACGTTGATTGTGAAGGTCTCAAATCCTGAAGAGGCTGTGGACAAAATTCTTGCCGCAGGACTTGAACTTGTTCCGGCAACGGATTACAACTTCTAA
- a CDS encoding acetolactate synthase, producing the protein MKNQYIIKQLSIFAPNTPGTLAEIARIFQDNSVNISAFCIAEADRFGVVRAVVDKPDVAYEAFEKKNYLLKFTDVVAVKMIDVPGGLYEVASKFGAAGLNIQYAYASRSAETPTLVVYISNADISLDEAVEKILASGLVLVPSSQHKV; encoded by the coding sequence ATGAAAAACCAGTACATTATCAAACAGCTTTCCATCTTTGCTCCGAATACTCCGGGAACGCTTGCCGAGATTGCCAGAATTTTTCAGGACAATTCCGTGAACATCTCCGCATTCTGCATTGCTGAAGCAGATCGCTTCGGTGTGGTGCGGGCGGTTGTGGACAAGCCGGACGTTGCGTACGAAGCGTTTGAAAAGAAAAATTATCTGCTCAAGTTCACCGACGTCGTTGCGGTGAAGATGATTGATGTCCCTGGCGGGCTGTATGAAGTTGCGTCCAAGTTCGGTGCAGCAGGCCTCAACATTCAGTATGCGTACGCGTCGCGAAGTGCGGAGACGCCGACGCTTGTCGTCTACATCTCCAACGCCGACATTTCCCTTGACGAAGCTGTTGAAAAAATTCTCGCATCAGGTCTTGTGCTTGTGCCTTCATCACAACACAAGGTCTGA
- a CDS encoding phenylacetate--CoA ligase gives MAYYNEKIETLPKAELEKLQYQELKVLVDRLYAKSPFYHDKMKAAGVLPSDIKSISDITKLPFMRKTDLRDNYPDKLVCCPKEDLVRYHVSSGTTGKPTVVAYTKNDLDTWSEAVARSLASCGIGRGDVLQVAYGYGLFTGGLGLHYGGEKLGATVIPASTGNSERQIELIQDLETTAIACTPSYFVHLIDVAKKIGVDISKDTKLRTAVLGAEPWSESMRRYIYDQSGVTAHNIFGTSEISGPMFTDCQELNGMHISGDIAYTEIIDPETGESLPAGEKGELTMTILTKEAIPMIRYRIGDITSIFPDECPCGRTSPRIDRLQGRVDDMLVIRGINVFPSAVEHALLRLPELTSHFMLEVTRNGPLDDMLVKVELKPDAMTDSINGLIGLQFRVERTLRDALNVSAKVELCPPNSLPRFEGKAKRVIDTRVF, from the coding sequence ATGGCATACTATAATGAAAAAATTGAAACACTTCCAAAAGCTGAGTTGGAAAAACTTCAGTATCAGGAACTGAAGGTCCTCGTCGACCGACTCTATGCAAAGTCACCCTTCTATCATGACAAGATGAAGGCCGCAGGCGTTCTCCCGTCTGACATAAAATCGATCTCTGACATCACAAAGCTGCCGTTCATGCGCAAGACCGATCTCCGTGACAACTATCCTGACAAACTTGTCTGCTGTCCCAAAGAGGATCTGGTCAGATACCATGTTTCGTCAGGAACGACCGGCAAACCGACAGTGGTCGCCTACACGAAAAATGATCTGGATACCTGGTCAGAAGCGGTCGCACGGTCTCTGGCCTCCTGCGGTATTGGCCGCGGCGATGTTTTACAGGTTGCCTACGGGTATGGTCTTTTCACCGGAGGCCTCGGTCTGCATTACGGCGGAGAAAAACTCGGCGCAACGGTAATTCCTGCATCGACCGGAAACTCCGAGCGGCAGATTGAACTGATTCAGGATCTGGAGACAACAGCAATCGCCTGCACGCCATCCTACTTTGTTCACTTGATTGATGTCGCGAAAAAAATCGGTGTGGATATTTCTAAGGACACAAAACTTCGGACGGCAGTTCTTGGTGCAGAGCCATGGTCGGAATCGATGCGCCGCTACATTTACGATCAGTCAGGCGTAACCGCTCACAACATCTTTGGAACCTCCGAGATCTCCGGCCCCATGTTTACCGACTGTCAGGAGCTGAACGGTATGCACATCTCTGGTGACATCGCCTACACCGAGATCATTGATCCGGAAACCGGCGAGAGTCTCCCGGCCGGCGAGAAGGGTGAACTCACGATGACCATTCTCACCAAGGAAGCAATCCCTATGATCCGCTACCGGATCGGTGACATCACTTCCATTTTCCCGGATGAGTGTCCGTGCGGCAGAACGTCTCCGCGCATTGACCGTCTTCAGGGAAGAGTGGATGACATGCTGGTTATTCGCGGCATCAATGTGTTTCCGTCCGCTGTTGAGCATGCGCTTCTCCGCCTGCCTGAGTTGACGAGCCACTTTATGCTGGAGGTTACCCGCAACGGCCCTCTTGATGACATGCTGGTCAAAGTGGAGCTGAAGCCGGATGCGATGACGGACAGTATCAATGGTCTGATCGGTCTGCAGTTCCGTGTTGAACGAACTCTCCGTGATGCGCTGAATGTTTCCGCAAAAGTTGAGCTCTGCCCGCCGAACTCCCTCCCGCGTTTTGAGGGGAAAGCAAAACGCGTCATTGACACCCGGGTGTTCTAA